The following is a genomic window from Puniceicoccaceae bacterium.
CCGCGTTGCCGATTCCCTGTTCTGGATGTCCCGCTACATCGAACGTGCCGAAAACACGGTGCGTTTGGTTGATGTGAATCTGCAGATCCTGCTCGAAACCGATGGTGCCAATCGAGAAACCATCGCCACCTTCTGGCATCCCATCATCGAAAGTACTGGGGATTTGCCCATTTACAGCCAGCTGTACCAGGATTTTGAAAGTCAATCCGTCATGGAATACCTCACGTTCTCCCGTGAGAACCCGAGTTCGGTGATCAGTTGCATCGCAGCTGCCCGCGAAAATGCTCGCATGATTCGGGATCAACTCTCGGAGGACATGTGGGAAATCATCAACCGCTGCTATCTCTTTCTCAAACACACCGACCCCAAGCAGATCTGGAGTTCCGGTCCCTATGCCTTCTACAAGGAAATCCGTGAGTATTCAAACCTGTTTCAGGGCGTCACCGAATCCACCTTCCCTCATGCGGTTGGCTACGAGTTCATCCAAGCCGGACGTTTTCTCGAGCGCGCCGACAAGACAGGACGCATCCTGCGTGCAAAGATTTTGCTGGACCATTTCTGGGGTGACCAGGAAGTCATCAATCCACTGGATGCGGCCCAGTGGCTGTCGGTCCTGCGTGCGTGCAGTGCAGAGGGAGCCTTTCAACAGATGCACTCACAGCGCTTGGAAGGGGATGACATTGTGGAGTTCCTGGCATTGTCGCGCTATTTCCCACGCTCCATCCGCTTTTGCGTCAGCCAGCTGCAACGACACATGCACGCGATCTCCCAATGCCCGCTCACCCATTTTTCGAACGAAGCCGAACGAAAGTGCGGCATCCTGCTCTCCAAGCTCAACTACTGCCGCATTGAGGAGATCACAGGGGTCCGCACAGATCCGTTTCTCAATGATGTACACCGGATGCTGGATGAGATCGCCATCGAACTGAACAATCACTACATGTTCTTTCCCATCGTCGATCCCGCACTCGCAACAGAATCGGTCGAGCCACCATCCGAACAGCAGCAGTCGCTCTGAACGTTCCAACACACAGCAGCATACCCCATTTTTCAACGTTCCGCCATGGCCATCCACGTTGCACTCACTCACACAACCCACTACCGCTACGAACGGCCCACGTCCCTTTCGCCCCAGACCATTCGCCTGCGTCCCGCTCCCCATTGCAAAACGCAACTCCACAGTTATTCACTTGAGATTCTTCCACGCGAACACTTCATCAACTGGCAACAGGACCCCTACAACAACTACCTCGCCCGTGTCGTTTTTCCTGAGAAAATCCCTGAGTTCAAGGTGACCGTCAATCTCGTCGCCGAACTCTCCGTCTACAACCCCTTTGATTTTTTTCTCGAACCCAGTTACGAACGCTTTGCCGAGCGCAGCATCGATCCCGAACTGCAATCCCAACTCGCAATCTATTCCCTCCAGGCAAAACCGAGCGAGCCGTTGCGTGACTATCAGCGCAGTCTGCCGAAACCACCCCCAAACACAGTGGACTTTCTGGTGCAGCTCAATGCACAGCTTCAGAAGGACATCGCTTACACCATCCGTCTCGAACCCGGCATTCAAACTCCCGACGAAACGCTCAAGCTCCGAACAGGCTCCTGCCGGGATTCCGCCTGGTTGCTGATCCACCTGCTGCGTATCTACGGCTTCGCTGCTCGTTTTGTCTCGGGCTACCTCATCCAGCTCACGCCCGATGAAAAATCACTCGATGGTCCAAGCGGAACCGATGTCGATTTCACCGACTTGCACGCCTGGGTGGAAGTTTACCTGCCCGGTGCAGGATGGATCGGACTCGACCCCACTTCGGGCCTGTTTGCCGGGGAAGGACACATCCCACTCGCCTGTGCCCCCGATCCCCAATTTGCCGCTCCCATCACGGGGGCACTCGAGCGCGTCGAAACCCAATTTGATTTTGACATGCGGATCCAACGGGTGAGGGAAGTTCCGCGGGTCTCCCTTCCCTACACCGATGAAGCCTGGCAACGTCTCTACGAACTCGGGGAGCGCATTGATGAACGCATCCATCAGAGCGACCTCCGCCTGACCATGGGAGGAGAACCCACGTTCGTCTCCCTTGACGACATGGAAAGCCCAGAGTGGAACACCAGTGCCGTCGGTGCACACAAACTTGACCTCTCGGCAAAGCTCCTACGCAAGCTCTGGTTGCGCTTTGGGAAGGGTGGATTCCTGCATCACGGTCAGGGCAAATGGTACCCGGGTGAGTCCCTCCCACGCTGGGCATTTACCTGTTATTGGAGCAAGGATGGCACCGTGTTGTGGCACCATCCCGAGCTGCTCGCCGACATCGAAAAGGACTACGGGCACACTCAGGAGCTTGCCGAGCGCTTCGCACGTACACTCGCTCACGTTTTGCAAGTGCGCGTCGACACCCTCATGCCCGCCTATGAGGATACGTTTTATTATCTCTGGAAGGAGCGCAAACTTCCCAACAATGTCGATCCGGTCAACAATCAGCTCAAGGATCCGGAAGAACGACGACGTCTGGCCCGTCTGTTTGAGTCAGAACTCGACTGCCCCAAGGGCTGGGTGCTGCCCCTTCAAAAAATGTGGCAGGCCCGACAGGTATGGGTGAGTACTCCGTGGCCGCTCCGCCAAGCACACTTGTTTCTGACTCCGGGGGATTCTCCCATCGGCCTGCGTCTCCCGCTGGACTCCCTGCCATGGACGCGCAGCAACGACTACCCCTACGTGGTGCATCGCGATCCCCTGAGCAGCTCAGGTGAAGCGCTCGATCCGCCCACCCCCCGTTTTCAGTCCTATCATTCACGGGCTCGTCGCGTGGTCGAGGCGGAAGAGGCACAAATCCCCCTCGACGATACCAAACCCGCAAACCCATCAGATCCCGATGTGCTTGCCCGTACTGCCATCTGCGTCGAACCGCGCAACGGAAAGCTTTGTGTCTTTCTTCCACCCGTTGCGACCCTGGAGGATTACCTCGACCTGGTCGCTGCAGTGGAAGCAACCGCGCTAAGTCTGAACTGTCCCATCATCCTAGAAGGCGAAAAACCTCCCTTCGATCCCCGCATCGCAAGCTTCAGTGTCACACCCGACCCAGGTGTGATTGAGGTCAATATCCAACCCACACACTCCTGGAGGGAACTGGCATACCTGACCACAAGCCTGTACGAAGACGCCCGGCAATGCCGTCTGGGAAGCAGCAAATTCATGCTCGACGGTCGACACACAGGCACTGGCGGCGGCAATCATATTGTTCTGGGGGGCGCCACACCCGAGGACTCGCCCTTTCTGCGACGCCCGGATCTGTTGCGCAGCATGATCGCATACTGGCATCATCATCCCAGTCTCTCTTACCTGTTTTCGTCCATGTTCATCGGTCCGACCAGTCAGAGTCCGCGCATCGATGAAGCCCGGGATGACAGCCTCTACGAAATGGAAATCGCATTTCGCGAGGTCGACTCACACCGGGACTACTATCCACCCTGGCTGACTGATCGTCTCTTCCGCAACCTGCTCACCGACGTCACGGGCAATACTCACCGGGCCGAATTCTGCATCGACAAACTTTACAATCCCGATGCCTCCAACGGCCGCTTGGGGCTGCTCGAATTGCGTTCCTTTGAAATGCCGCCGAGCGCACGCATGAGCCTCGCCCAAAACCTGCTGTTGCGTGCATTGGTCACGCACTTCTGGGAAAAACCCTACGATCCACGTCGCCTGATTCGCTGGGGGACCGATCTGCACGACCGCATGATGTTG
Proteins encoded in this region:
- a CDS encoding alpha-E domain-containing protein codes for the protein MMLCRVADSLFWMSRYIERAENTVRLVDVNLQILLETDGANRETIATFWHPIIESTGDLPIYSQLYQDFESQSVMEYLTFSRENPSSVISCIAAARENARMIRDQLSEDMWEIINRCYLFLKHTDPKQIWSSGPYAFYKEIREYSNLFQGVTESTFPHAVGYEFIQAGRFLERADKTGRILRAKILLDHFWGDQEVINPLDAAQWLSVLRACSAEGAFQQMHSQRLEGDDIVEFLALSRYFPRSIRFCVSQLQRHMHAISQCPLTHFSNEAERKCGILLSKLNYCRIEEITGVRTDPFLNDVHRMLDEIAIELNNHYMFFPIVDPALATESVEPPSEQQQSL
- a CDS encoding transglutaminase family protein, with the protein product MAIHVALTHTTHYRYERPTSLSPQTIRLRPAPHCKTQLHSYSLEILPREHFINWQQDPYNNYLARVVFPEKIPEFKVTVNLVAELSVYNPFDFFLEPSYERFAERSIDPELQSQLAIYSLQAKPSEPLRDYQRSLPKPPPNTVDFLVQLNAQLQKDIAYTIRLEPGIQTPDETLKLRTGSCRDSAWLLIHLLRIYGFAARFVSGYLIQLTPDEKSLDGPSGTDVDFTDLHAWVEVYLPGAGWIGLDPTSGLFAGEGHIPLACAPDPQFAAPITGALERVETQFDFDMRIQRVREVPRVSLPYTDEAWQRLYELGERIDERIHQSDLRLTMGGEPTFVSLDDMESPEWNTSAVGAHKLDLSAKLLRKLWLRFGKGGFLHHGQGKWYPGESLPRWAFTCYWSKDGTVLWHHPELLADIEKDYGHTQELAERFARTLAHVLQVRVDTLMPAYEDTFYYLWKERKLPNNVDPVNNQLKDPEERRRLARLFESELDCPKGWVLPLQKMWQARQVWVSTPWPLRQAHLFLTPGDSPIGLRLPLDSLPWTRSNDYPYVVHRDPLSSSGEALDPPTPRFQSYHSRARRVVEAEEAQIPLDDTKPANPSDPDVLARTAICVEPRNGKLCVFLPPVATLEDYLDLVAAVEATALSLNCPIILEGEKPPFDPRIASFSVTPDPGVIEVNIQPTHSWRELAYLTTSLYEDARQCRLGSSKFMLDGRHTGTGGGNHIVLGGATPEDSPFLRRPDLLRSMIAYWHHHPSLSYLFSSMFIGPTSQSPRIDEARDDSLYEMEIAFREVDSHRDYYPPWLTDRLFRNLLTDVTGNTHRAEFCIDKLYNPDASNGRLGLLELRSFEMPPSARMSLAQNLLLRALVTHFWEKPYDPRRLIRWGTDLHDRMMLPHYLWEDLLDVLADLQANALPFEAEWYKAHLEFRCPILGQFEYRDMQFELRQALEPWHVLGEEGMAGGTVRYVDSSLERVQIRSSGLLSDRYVLTCNRQRIPLRSTGTVGECIGSIRFRAWQPAAALHPTLPVDAPLVIDLVDTWNGRAVAGCRYHVSHPGGRNYEVFPVNAYEAESRRLSRFEPFGYSIEPYLIIPEVKHSVDFPGTLDLRRFN